GCGGGCACACCGAGAGCGTGTGCAGCAGCGCCGCCGCACGCCAGTGGACGTCGCGCGGGGGCTCGTCGGCGACCAGGACGACGTCGCTGGCGTGGCGCGCGATCGCCGCGCTGATGCCGGAAGGGTCCCAGACCGTCGGGTCGGACGGGAGGTGGTGCGCCAGCACGTTCCAGGCCCAGGCCTCGTCGGCCTTCACGGCATCCGCCTTCACGCGGTCTTCTTCCCGCCGAACCGTTCCTGGAAGTACGCCCAGTTCTCGGACGTGTTGAACTCGGCAGCCGCCTCGAGGAAGCGCTGACGGTCCGGGTCGAGCTCGCGCTTGGCCGCCTCGGTGACCAGCGCGGTGATCGTC
This genomic interval from Streptacidiphilus rugosus AM-16 contains the following:
- a CDS encoding toxin-antitoxin system HicB family antitoxin, with translation MSKHITIRVDEEFHARLAARAAAEGTTITALVTEAAKRELDPDRQRFLEAAAEFNTSENWAYFQERFGGKKTA